One window from the genome of Eucalyptus grandis isolate ANBG69807.140 chromosome 7, ASM1654582v1, whole genome shotgun sequence encodes:
- the LOC104452597 gene encoding uncharacterized protein LOC104452597: protein MCVRSERYWFSVTFSWKWMVFDHGASVTLLWKWMVFDHGDGHFESLAENICGLRSMQIGISGQLQITYLDYLLYFIIAKFEGLLAGSYEVIQSDKQKTLIACSYRQRGRSLLAIIDVLQSSLSLLDIPFTDIQDTVCSIPSL from the exons ATGTGTGTGCGCTCTGAGAGATATTGGTTTTCTGTTACTTTTTCGTGGAAGTGGATGGTATTTGATCATGGTGCTTCTGTTACTCTTTTGTGGAAGTGGATGGTATTTGATCATGGTGATGGGCACTTTGAATCGCTAGCGGAGAATATTTGTGGCCTGCGGAGCATGCAGATTGGCATCTCTGGTCAATTACAGATTACATATCTGGATTATCTGCTCTACTTCATAATAGCCAAGTTTGAGGGACTACTTGCTGG CTCTTATGAAGTTATCCAGAGCGACAAACAGAAGACCCTGATTGCTTGCAGCTACAG GCAGAGGGGAAGGTCTCTTCTTGCAATTATTGACGTTCTTCAGAGCTCATTATCATTGCTTGACATTCCATTCACAGACATACAAGACACAGTATGTTCAATACCTTCTTTGTGA
- the LOC104452596 gene encoding disease resistance protein RUN1: MDFCTNLSSLPSTRWPNVSRYEVFLSFRGEDVRRNFIQCLYETLTASGIYAFIDHDGIEIGEEIMPKIFEAIRHSEICIPIFSKDFASSKSCLKEVEKMVECDRTIMPIFYNASPSVVGDQQDSYQQSFCNHAAKGESPATISSWKEALRSVSRKRGWELEKFQHGDHQLIQEVVSTVRRLLRKDELDVTEHLVGMDLHVHEMMKKLGVHCENGEVVEGQILMGRRVVELSGLPGIGKSTLVKTVYNKIHHLFEGCSFLNDIHGKFEDKRLPSLQEDLISDLQKKRCTLRSSAEGTAFIKYKFRNLKILIVLDDVSDFEQIDSLARNPSWFGLGSRIIIVSMRSNLFDKYSLAPVENYEIQESALLSVLGSGSGVVNICDDILVEKYELKQMNDGHAFQLFRKYAFRGKPLPQEFSSLAWDISLATGGLPSVIQVVGSSLVGKPIKFWEEALDRLKREPFNKEVKRILKRRYEALEGNAQQIFLDTACFFMGKDKTIPCYMWEACKYDPCRGVDELHNMSLVKTRENNELWMNNQLKVLGREIVKEENPRKPFKRSRLWNQEDIERVLNKRKVDAVEALSATFDNSRSFPEHGFFPNFSNLRYLRMNRAIIKGNKQSAKNSREDLFLPRLKWLEWQWCHNISSLLALDLSDLVVLDLSWSTSRTWRSWRQIMKKAKNLKVLILKDCGWLAESPVSRAPVNLESLNLEHCSTLPGVGRSISKLRNLVSLNIKSCSFVQELPEDIGCLKALKELYIDGTSIRAIDFPEGSCGKLEILSACNCKSLSLSNSIGNLKSLSYLALDDTKLSELPCTIGLLENLQTLSLRNCRCLWKLPDSIGSLKELQVMDLSDAVVDELPSSVKDLRNLKELKMPRTFIREFPEGIKNLERLEEIDFSGCKSLRGECNITGLASLRVLLLVRTDISRLIVTVCGYSNLQDLKLEKGVPLLESETTKGARHRSNGYETETQFQAHEQHISLLTMSQTSKQGSGQTEARKLLVDEVWLQNSTVSGE, encoded by the exons ATGGATTTCTGCACTAATCTCTCGTCGCTTCCATCTACTAGATGGCCCAACGTCAGCCGCTACGAAGTCTTTCTCAGTTTCAGAGGAGAAGATGTTCGGAGGAACTTCATTCAATGTCTCTACGAAACCCTCACTGCTTCAGGGATCTATGCATTTATCGATCATGATGGGATTGAGATCGGAGAAGAGATCATGCCCAAGATTTTTGAAGCTATCAGGCACTCGGAGATATGCATTCCCATCTTCTCCAAAGATTTCGCTTCCAGTAAGAGCTGCCTGAAGGAGGTGGAGAAAATGGTCGAGTGTGACAGGACGATCATGCCCATTTTCTACAACGCCAGCCCTTCCGTCGTCGGCGATCAGCAGGACAGTTACCAGCAGTCCTTCTGCAACCATGCTGCCAAGGGGGAATCGCCAGCGACTATAAGCAGCTGGAAGGAGGCTCTGCGGAGTGTTTCAAGAAAACGAGGAtgggaattggagaaattccaaCACGG GGATCATCAACTTATACAGGAGGTCGTTTCCACGGTCCGCCGGCTGTTGAGGAAGGATGAGCTAGATGTGACAGAACATCTGGTGGGGATGGATCTCCATGTGCATGAGATGATGAAAAAACTTGGTGTTCACTGTGAAAATGGGGAAGTGGTTGAAGGGCAAATACTGATGGGAAGACGTGTGGTTGAGTTATCGGGCCTTCCAGGAATCGGTAAGTCAACTCTTGTCAAGACTGTCTACAacaaaatccatcatctctTTGAAGGTTGCAGCTTCCTTAATGATATCCACGGAAAGTTTGAGGACAAGAGACTTCCATCTCTCCAAGAAGATTTAATTAGTGacctacaaaagaaaagatgcaCACTAAGATCTTCTGCTGAAGGTACCGCATTTATCAAGTACAAATTTAGAAATCTTAAGATTCTCATTGTGCTTGACGATGTTAGTGATTTTGAACAAATCGATTCGTTAGCTAGAAATCCAAGTTGGTTCGGTCTAGGAAGTAGGATTATCATTGTCTCTATGAGAAGCAATCTTTTTGACAAGTATAGTCTTGCGCCGGTTGAAAACTACGAGATCCAAGAAAGTGCTCTTCTAAGTGTGCTTGGTTCTGGAAGTGGTGTTGTTAACATTTGTGACGACATCCTCGTGGAAAAATACGAGCTAAAGCAAATGAATGATGGGCATGCTTTTCAACTGTTCCGTAAGTATGCTTTTAGAGGAAAACCTCTTCCACAGGAATTCTCCTCTTTGGCATGGGACATTAGTTTGGCTACTGGAGGGCTTCCTTCTGTTATTCAGGTTGTCGGTTCATCTTTAGTTGGAAAGCCCATAAAGTTTTGGGAGGAAGCATTGGATAGATTGAAGCGAGAGCCTTTCAACAAGGAAGTCAAACGAATTCTGAAGAGAAGATATGAGGCTTTAGAGGGCAATGCCCAACAGATATTTCTCGATACAGCATGCTTTTTTATGGGCAAGGACAAGACAATACCGTGTTACATGTGGGAAGCTTGTAAATATGATCCTTGTAGAGGAGTTGACGAGCTTCATAACATGTCTTTGGTAAAAACTAGAGAAAATAATGAACTGTGGATGAATAATCAACTAAAAGTTCTTGGAAGGGAGATCGTTAAGGAGGAAAATCCGAGGAAACCTTTCAAGCGTAGCAGGCTATGGAATCAGGAGGACATTGAACGAGTATTGAACAAAAGGAAG GTCGATGCAGTTGAAGCCCTCAGTGCTACATTCGACAACTCCCGTTCATTTCCTGAACATGgattttttcctaatttctcGAATCTAAGGTATCTTAGAATGAATCGTGCTATTATTAAAGGAAATAAGCAGAGTGCAAAGAACTCCAGAGAGGATCTTTTCCTTCCACGATTAAAGTGGCTTGAATGGCAATGGTGCCACAATATCTCCAGTCTACTTGCTTTAGATCTGTCAGACTTGGTCGTTCTTGATCTGTCTTGGAGTACTTCCAGAACTTGGCGGAGCTGGAGACAAATTATGAAG AAGGCCAAAAACTTGAAAGTTTTAATCCTAAAAGATTGTGGTTGGCTAGCTGAATCTCCAGTTTCCCGTGCACCTGTAAACTTAGAGAGCCTAAACCTGGAACATTGTTCTACATTACCGGGTGTCGGCAGATCGATTAGCAAGCTAAGGAACTTAGTTTCTTTGAATATCAAGTCCTGCAGCTTCGTGCAAGAGTTGCCAGAAGATATAGGTTGCTTGAAAGCTTTGAAAGAGCTTTACATCGATGGAACTTCCATTAGAGCTATTGATTTCCCTGAAGGTTCATGTGGGAAGCTTGAAATTCTGAGTGCTTGCAACTGTAAATCCTTGTCCCTATCCAATTCAATTGGTAACTTGAAATCTCTTTCATACCTAGCATTGGACGACACTAAACTGAGTGAGCTCCCTTGTACTATTGGATTGCTCGAGAATCTACAGACGCTTTCTCTGAGAAATTGCAGGTGCTTGTGGAAACTGCCAGATTCCATCGGAAGCCTCAAGGAGCTGCAAGTTATGGATCTTTCAGATGCGGTAGTCGATGAACTACCTTCATCTGTCAAggatttgagaaacttgaaagaaCTAAAGATGCCTCGCACTTTTATAAGAGAATTTCCTGAAGGCATTAAGAATCTAGAGAGGTTGGAAGAGATAGATTTCTCAGGCTGCAAAAGTTTGAGAGGGGAATGCAACATTACAGGATTAGCCTCTCTGAGGGTCTTACTTCTAGTACGTACTGATATTTCTCGGCTGATTGTGACTGTTTGTGGATACTCTAATCTCCAGGACCTCAAATTAGAGAAAGGTGTTCCCCTCTTGGAAAGTGAAACTACTAAAGGAGCACGACATCGGTCCAACGGATATGAGACTGAAACCCAGTTCCAGGCTCACGAACAGCACATCAGCCTGCTGACGATGAGTCAAACATCGAAGCAAGGTAGTGGTCAGACAGAAGCAAGAAAGTTATTGGTGGATGAGGTTTGGCTACAAA ATTCTACAGTTTCTGGAGAATAG